In one window of Thermoanaerobaculia bacterium DNA:
- a CDS encoding CoA-binding protein gives MPQSVAEFLKSRRIAVAGVSRTNGVGNAVLNKLRSAGYKVVPINPHATELEGATCYPEIAAVPGELDAVVFASHPRFAAACVRQCAERGVRRIWFHRSFGEGSVSEEAVLECRTRGIEPIVGGCPLMYCEPVDLAHRCMCWWLRHKGRVPT, from the coding sequence ATGCCACAGTCGGTCGCCGAGTTCCTCAAGAGCCGCCGCATTGCTGTCGCCGGTGTGTCGCGCACGAACGGCGTCGGCAACGCCGTGCTCAACAAACTCCGCTCCGCGGGCTACAAAGTCGTGCCGATCAATCCCCATGCCACCGAGCTCGAGGGCGCGACCTGCTATCCGGAGATCGCCGCCGTGCCGGGCGAGCTCGATGCCGTGGTGTTCGCGAGCCACCCGCGGTTCGCGGCCGCCTGCGTGCGTCAGTGCGCCGAGCGCGGCGTGCGGAGAATCTGGTTCCACCGCTCGTTCGGCGAGGGGAGCGTTTCGGAAGAAGCCGTGCTCGAATGCCGCACTCGCGGCATCGAGCCGATCGTCGGCGGCTGCCCGCTGATGTACTGCGAGCCGGTCGACCTGGCCCATCGCTGCATGTGCTGGTGGCTGCGCCACAAGGGGCGGGTCCCGACCTGA
- a CDS encoding SRPBCC family protein gives MPTQTVRLHRVLRTTPEKVYRAFLDAGAMVKWLPPHGFTGEIHHLDARVGGTFRMSFTNFGNGQSHSFGGEYLELVPNERIRHTDKFEDPNLPGEMQVTVSLRQVFCGTELHIVQEGIPEVIPAEACYLGWQESLTLLAQLVEAVVPGG, from the coding sequence ATGCCGACCCAAACCGTTCGACTGCACCGTGTTCTGCGCACGACTCCCGAAAAGGTCTATCGGGCGTTTCTCGATGCAGGCGCCATGGTCAAGTGGCTGCCGCCGCACGGTTTCACAGGAGAGATCCACCACCTCGACGCCAGAGTGGGAGGCACCTTCAGGATGTCGTTCACGAACTTCGGCAACGGACAGAGTCACTCTTTCGGCGGCGAATATCTCGAGCTCGTCCCGAACGAACGGATCCGGCACACCGACAAGTTCGAGGATCCGAATCTGCCGGGCGAGATGCAGGTGACGGTCTCCCTGCGTCAGGTCTTCTGCGGAACCGAGCTCCACATCGTCCAGGAGGGCATCCCCGAGGTGATTCCGGCCGAAGCGTGCTACCTCGGCTGGCAGGAGTCGCTGACGCTCCTCGCGCAACTCGTCGAGGCGGTGGTCCCCGGGGGATGA
- a CDS encoding cysteine synthase family protein: MQILDAIGNTSMVRLHRVVPPGCGEIYAKLEWENPTGSVKDRMAAAVIARAEEDGRLRPGDTVVEYTGGSTGASLALVCAAKGYRLRIVTSDAFSPEKLRQMAALGAELTLVPSEGGKTTRKLILDMVETARELAREPHTFWTDQLHNHDAIAGYFPLGEEIWRQTGGALDAFVHSVGTAAGSRGVATVLKRHRPEVRIVVVEPAESPVLGGGEAGPHKIEGVGIGYVPPLWEPALVDEVTAVATDEAKAMARRLAREEGLFAGTSSGGNVVAAIRVGLRLGPGSRIVTLMCDSGLKYLQTDVFQPA, from the coding sequence ATGCAAATTCTCGATGCCATCGGCAATACCTCGATGGTCCGGCTGCACAGGGTCGTGCCGCCCGGGTGCGGTGAGATCTACGCCAAGCTCGAGTGGGAGAACCCGACCGGGAGCGTCAAGGATCGAATGGCGGCGGCGGTCATCGCCCGCGCGGAAGAGGACGGCCGGCTCCGGCCGGGCGACACCGTCGTCGAGTACACCGGGGGCAGCACCGGAGCCTCCCTGGCCCTGGTCTGCGCCGCCAAGGGTTACCGACTCCGAATCGTCACCTCCGACGCCTTCAGTCCGGAGAAGCTCCGGCAGATGGCGGCGCTGGGTGCCGAGCTCACGCTGGTGCCGAGCGAAGGTGGCAAGACCACCCGAAAGCTCATCCTCGATATGGTCGAGACCGCACGCGAGCTCGCCCGTGAGCCGCACACCTTCTGGACCGACCAGCTCCACAACCATGACGCCATCGCAGGCTATTTCCCGCTGGGCGAGGAGATCTGGCGCCAGACCGGCGGCGCGCTCGACGCCTTCGTGCACAGCGTCGGAACGGCCGCCGGCTCGCGCGGCGTCGCGACTGTCCTCAAACGCCACCGACCGGAGGTGAGAATCGTCGTCGTCGAACCGGCCGAATCGCCGGTCCTCGGTGGCGGCGAGGCCGGGCCGCACAAGATCGAAGGGGTGGGCATCGGCTATGTCCCGCCGCTTTGGGAGCCGGCGCTGGTCGACGAGGTGACGGCGGTCGCGACCGACGAGGCGAAGGCGATGGCGCGGCGGCTGGCGCGGGAGGAGGGGTTGTTTGCCGGGACCTCGTCGGGTGGAAACGTCGTCGCCGCGATTCGCGTCGGCCTGCGCCTGGGCCCAGGGAGCCGGATCGTCACGCTGATGTGCGATTCGGGTCTCAAATACCTCCAGACCGACGTCTTCCAGCCGGCTTGA
- a CDS encoding demethoxyubiquinone hydroxylase family protein, protein MKTATETDVTQLNSFLRGELSAVETYEQAIAKLDDDPALRARLADCRMSHQQRAALLRDEITRRGGEPAEGSGVWGAFAQLVEGGAKVFGKKAAIAALEEGEDHGRDDYRAELDNLDSDIRMFVETKLLPEQLRTHDTLSALKHSL, encoded by the coding sequence ATGAAGACCGCAACCGAAACCGACGTCACCCAGCTGAACTCCTTCCTTCGCGGCGAGCTTTCCGCGGTGGAAACCTACGAGCAGGCGATCGCGAAGCTCGACGACGATCCCGCGCTGCGCGCCAGGCTCGCGGATTGCCGGATGTCCCACCAGCAGCGCGCTGCGCTGTTGCGGGACGAGATCACGCGCCGCGGCGGCGAGCCGGCGGAAGGCTCCGGTGTCTGGGGCGCCTTCGCGCAGCTCGTCGAGGGCGGCGCGAAGGTGTTCGGCAAGAAGGCCGCGATTGCCGCGCTCGAGGAGGGTGAAGACCACGGTCGCGACGACTACCGGGCGGAGCTCGACAATCTCGACTCCGACATCCGGATGTTCGTCGAGACCAAGCTCCTTCCGGAACAGCTCCGCACCCACGACACCCTTTCTGCGCTGAAGCACTCCCTGTAG